A single window of Theropithecus gelada isolate Dixy chromosome 9, Tgel_1.0, whole genome shotgun sequence DNA harbors:
- the LOC112632064 gene encoding histone H3.3-like: protein MAHTKQTACKSTGGKAPRKQLATKAARKSAPSTGGVKKPHRYRPGTVALCEIRSYQKSTELLIRKLPFQRLVREIAQDFKTDLRFQSAAIGALQEASEAYLVGLFEDTNPCAIHAKCVTIMPKDIQLARRIRGERA from the coding sequence ATGGCTCATACAAAGCAGACTGCCTGCAAATCGACCGGTGGTAAAGCACCCAGGAAGCAACTGGCTACAAAAGCCGCTCGTAAGAGTGCGCCCTCTACTGGAGGGGTGAAGAAACCTCATCGTTACAGGCCTGGTACTGTGGCGCTCTGTGAAATTAGAAGTTATCAGAAGTCCACTGAACTTCTGATTCGCAAACTTCCCTTCCAGCGTCTGGTGCGAGAAATTGCTCAGGACTTTAAAACAGATCTGCGCTTCCAGAGCGCAGCTATCGGTGCTTTGCAGGAGGCAAGTGAGGCCTATCTGGTTGGCCTTTTTGAAGATACCAACCCGTGTGCTATCCATGCCAAATGTGTAACAATTATGCCAAAAGACATCCAGCTAGCACGCCGCATACGTGGAGAACGTGCTTAA